Proteins encoded by one window of Lycium barbarum isolate Lr01 chromosome 11, ASM1917538v2, whole genome shotgun sequence:
- the LOC132619964 gene encoding uncharacterized protein LOC132619964: MEHLCRIGSDHAPLMLTAGEQPQQFSKPFRFLKFWVDHESFLYIVEHHWNIVFVGVAFITFKEDIVKIKEQLFDEDPSEANRMKCWDIVGADVYNVVKAFFDGQTLPKSITYTNLVLQQKKEIINSLSDLRPISLSNFINKIITRIIRERLESILSNLISQNQSSFVKRSNIIENVILKLDMAKAYDRVSWNYLIQATSFFHFTRGVKQGDPLSPTLIILAAEVLSRALNSLFDEGMFRGYGLPKWSSNLNHLSYADDTIVFASADKWSLQGIMNILHEYEAVFGQKINVHESTFYMYKKVSSELVNEVQQITGFSRAWKAKLLSFGGKVVLISSVLQSIPVYLLSAMVPPKCVIKELHKLFNRFFWQTTEDGKCKHWSEWIKLCYPKGEGGLGFRSLNDISRARFSKLWWRFRTNNSLWSNFMWNKYCKKVRPTLIQWNSGTQTWKYMLEARNDIEQHIWWEPHQGSTSIWYDNWLKIGASNNQP, from the exons ATGGAGCATCTGTGCAGAATTGGATCAGATCATGCACCTCTTATGCTTACAGCAGGAGAACAACCTCAGCAATTCTCTAAGCCTTTCAGATTCCTAAAATTCTGGGTAGATCATGAGTCTTTCTTATATATAGTGGAGCATCATTGGAATATTGTGTTTGTTGGAGTTGCTTTTATTACCTTCAA GGAGGACATTGTTAAGATCAAAGAGCAGTTGTTTGACGAGGATCCCTCTGAAGCCAACAGGATG AAATGCTGGGACATTGTGGGTGCAGATGTATACAATGTAGTTAAGGCTTTCTTTGATGGTCAAACTCTTCCAAAATCTATCACTTACACTAACTTGGTGTTACAACAAAAGAAGGAGATTATTAACAGCCTTTCTGATCTCAGGCCTATCAGTTTAAGTAACTTCATCAACAAGATCATTACTAGAATCATTCGTGAAAGATTGGAATCTATTCTGTCTAATTTAATTTCTCAGAATCAATCTAGTTTTGTAAAAAGAAGTAATATTATAGAGAATGTGATTCTAAAACTGGacatggcaaaggcatatgatagggtctcTTGGAATTACTTAATTCAG GCTACTAGTTTCTTTCATTTTACAAGGGGAGTAAAGCAAGGTGATCCACTATCACCTACCTTAATCATCTTGGCTGCTGAAGTATTATCAAGAGCCTTAAATAGCTTGTTTGATGAAGGGATGTTCAGGGGATATGGATTGCCTAAATGGAGCTCTAATCTGAATCATTTGTCATATGCTGATGACACAATAGTTTTTGCCTCTGCTGACAAATGGTCATTACAAGGGATTATGAATATTCTGCACGAGTATGAAGCTGTGTTTGGTCAAAAGATTAATGTTCATGAGAGTACTTTCTACATGTATAAGAAAGTATCTAGTGAACTGGTGAATGAAGTCCAGCAGATTACAGGATTCTCAAGAG CATGGAAAGCAAAGTTACTATCATTTGGTGGAAAAGTTGTACTGATTAGCAGTGTGCTGCAAAGCATTCCTGTATATTTGTTATCAGCAATGGTTCCTCCAAAATGTGTCATCAAAGAGTTGCATAAACTGTTTAATAGATTTTTTTGGCAAACAACGGAAGATGGTAAATGTAAACATTGGTCTGAATGGATAAAACTGTGTTATCCCAAGGGGGAAGGTGGTTTAGGATTCAGATCTTTGAATGATATTTCAAGAGCTCGTTTCTCAAAGCTTTGGTGGAGGTTCAGAACAAATAACTCTTTATGGTCAAActttatgtggaataaatactgtaaGAAGGTTAGACCAACTCTTATTCAATGGAATAGTGGAACTCAGACATGGAAGTATATGTTAGAAGCTAGGAATGATATTGAGCAGCATATCTGGTGGGAGCCTCATCAGGGTTCTACATCAATATGGTATGACAACTGGTTGAAGATAGGTGCTTCGAATAATCAACCTTAG